A stretch of the Kushneria konosiri genome encodes the following:
- a CDS encoding uracil-xanthine permease family protein: MPRSTMQTSSSEELIHALEDRPAPGPALLAAVQHVLACFIAIVTPTLVIAGILGLDRQLPYLLSMGLMVSGVGTFLQARRPWGIGAGMICLQGTSFSFLGAITAAGLLVKSRGGSPDDMLAMIFGLCFFGAFVEIVLSRFLHQLRRIFTPLVTGVVITIIGMSLIPVGMTSLGGGEGADNFGDPGYLGVGALTLLIIVILGQARNPWLRLSAIAIALIIGTAVAWLTGLTRFTTLEAQPLISLPIPFRYGFDFEWSVFLPIAMIYLITAIESVGDLTANCLISRQPIEGPRYIERISGGVLGDGVNSMLAAVFNTFPNTTFSQNNGVIQLSGVASRHVGQYVGAILVVLGLFPVLGAVLSQIPPPVLGGALLVMFGSVAAAGIRILARVTLDRRSLTIMAVSFGVGLGVASQPAIFEQLPAMVKVLLSSSISAGGLVAMVLNLLLPDHTVREQAASKAEAGRSTT; this comes from the coding sequence ATGCCTCGATCCACAATGCAGACGTCCTCATCGGAGGAGCTGATCCACGCCCTCGAAGACCGGCCCGCGCCGGGGCCGGCACTTTTGGCCGCCGTTCAGCACGTACTGGCCTGTTTTATTGCCATTGTGACCCCGACGCTGGTCATTGCCGGGATTCTTGGACTTGATCGGCAGCTGCCCTATCTGCTCAGCATGGGGCTGATGGTCTCGGGGGTGGGCACGTTCCTGCAGGCTCGACGACCGTGGGGAATCGGAGCCGGCATGATCTGTCTACAGGGCACGAGCTTTTCCTTTCTGGGCGCAATCACGGCGGCAGGGCTATTGGTGAAGTCGCGTGGTGGCAGCCCGGATGACATGCTCGCCATGATCTTTGGTCTGTGCTTTTTCGGCGCGTTCGTAGAGATCGTGCTAAGCCGGTTTCTTCATCAGTTGCGTCGAATCTTTACGCCACTGGTGACCGGTGTCGTGATTACCATCATCGGCATGAGCCTGATTCCGGTCGGGATGACGAGCCTTGGCGGGGGTGAGGGCGCCGACAATTTCGGCGACCCGGGCTATCTGGGGGTGGGTGCGTTGACCCTTTTGATCATCGTGATTCTGGGGCAGGCGCGCAATCCCTGGTTGAGGCTTTCAGCCATCGCCATCGCGCTGATCATCGGCACGGCCGTGGCCTGGCTGACCGGTCTGACCCGCTTTACGACACTTGAAGCGCAGCCCCTGATCAGTCTGCCCATTCCGTTTCGTTACGGCTTCGATTTTGAGTGGTCGGTGTTTTTGCCGATTGCCATGATCTATCTGATCACCGCAATCGAGTCGGTAGGGGATCTGACGGCGAACTGTCTGATCTCGCGCCAGCCCATTGAAGGACCGCGCTATATTGAGCGCATCAGTGGCGGTGTGCTGGGCGATGGCGTCAATTCGATGCTGGCGGCAGTATTCAATACCTTTCCCAACACGACCTTTTCCCAGAACAATGGCGTGATCCAGCTCAGCGGCGTGGCCAGTCGTCATGTGGGGCAGTATGTGGGGGCGATTCTGGTGGTTCTGGGACTTTTTCCCGTACTGGGCGCGGTGCTGTCGCAGATTCCCCCACCGGTGCTGGGGGGCGCCTTGCTGGTCATGTTCGGCAGTGTGGCGGCTGCCGGCATCCGCATTCTGGCACGGGTAACGCTGGATCGACGCAGTCTGACCATCATGGCGGTGTCCTTCGGCGTAGGACTGGGCGTGGCAAGCCAGCCGGCAATATTCGAGCAGCTTCCGGCAATGGTGAAGGTGCTGTTGAGCTCATCAATCAGTGCCGGTGGGTTGGTCGCCATGGTTTTGAATCTGCTGCTGCCGGATCACACCGTTCGTGAGCAGGCCGCTTCAAAGGCAGAAGCAGGGCGCTCGACGACCTGA
- a CDS encoding glutathione S-transferase family protein produces MITVYGDYRSGNCYKVRLTLALLEIGHRWFNVDFLTGETRSDDFAVRNPARRIPMLERHDGRTLVESNAILYYLGHNSALVPEDDFDRARMLQWMFFEQHRHEPSLSVARLIHWYQGDPSERLEELVARQESARQALDIMEQTLSTQPFLAGETLTLADIALFAHTHIADQAGLLLLDWPHVVNWCGRIEEIPGFVSMQDIPDDTVPAASIT; encoded by the coding sequence ATGATCACCGTCTACGGCGACTACCGTTCAGGCAACTGCTACAAGGTTCGACTGACGCTGGCACTGCTGGAGATCGGCCACCGCTGGTTCAACGTCGATTTTCTCACCGGCGAGACCCGTAGCGACGACTTTGCCGTTCGCAATCCGGCGCGCCGCATCCCGATGCTGGAGCGCCATGACGGTCGCACGCTGGTGGAATCCAACGCCATCCTGTATTACCTGGGACACAACAGTGCACTGGTCCCCGAGGATGATTTCGACCGGGCCCGCATGCTGCAGTGGATGTTTTTCGAACAGCACCGTCATGAGCCCTCGCTCTCCGTGGCCCGCCTGATTCACTGGTATCAGGGCGACCCGAGCGAGCGTCTTGAAGAGTTGGTAGCACGTCAGGAAAGTGCTCGTCAGGCACTGGACATCATGGAACAAACGCTGAGCACCCAGCCCTTTCTGGCCGGAGAGACGCTGACGCTGGCCGACATTGCCCTGTTTGCCCATACCCATATCGCCGATCAGGCCGGCCTTTTGCTGCTGGACTGGCCGCATGTCGTGAACTGGTGTGGACGTATCGAGGAAATCCCCGGGTTTGTATCGATGCAGGACATTCCCGACGATACGGTGCCAGCAGCCTCCATCACCTGA
- a CDS encoding EAL and HDOD domain-containing protein, producing the protein MSDTSNDTSGILFARQPIYDRQLNLAGYELLFRPYGGGPIVAADFDGNRATSQVLINAFTAADINEVCNQQPAYVNFTSDSLIQDIPFDSRVLVIEILEDVTDTTDVIDALTRLREEGHVMALDDYALSDASHPLLPFVDIVKLDYPAYTSDTLVSTIMALKARYPGLRLLAEKIETQEDYRIAMEAGCHLFQGYFLARPEPVRGRVMPINRLNTLKLLAELNAPDISMRNMAETVQRDPFLSVRLLRMANSAFAQQSRPVTSLHGAVMALGLSRIRSLASLLVLSRFEDKPHALQNLAMMLGHFCHQLTQHLPGQASEMGFTVGLFSCLDSFMDQPMEEILAQIPVHPDIEAALMHRAGALGLILQTATDYQKAYWDRIDWPGLASLGLSPEQVASAYQQALARANREQ; encoded by the coding sequence ATGAGCGACACTTCAAACGACACCAGCGGTATTTTGTTCGCCCGCCAGCCCATCTATGATCGTCAGCTAAACCTGGCCGGTTACGAACTGCTGTTTCGTCCCTACGGCGGCGGCCCCATCGTCGCAGCCGACTTTGATGGCAATCGTGCCACCAGTCAGGTGTTGATCAATGCCTTTACGGCGGCCGACATCAATGAAGTGTGCAACCAGCAGCCCGCTTATGTGAACTTCACATCCGACAGTCTGATTCAGGACATCCCCTTTGATTCGCGGGTTCTGGTCATCGAGATTCTCGAGGATGTGACCGACACGACCGATGTCATCGACGCGCTGACACGACTGCGTGAGGAAGGTCATGTCATGGCGCTTGATGACTACGCTCTCAGCGATGCCAGCCACCCTCTCCTGCCGTTCGTGGATATCGTCAAGCTCGACTACCCCGCCTATACCAGCGACACCCTCGTCAGCACCATCATGGCCCTGAAGGCTCGCTATCCAGGACTTCGACTGCTGGCCGAAAAGATCGAAACACAGGAAGACTATCGCATTGCCATGGAGGCCGGATGCCATCTGTTTCAGGGATATTTTCTGGCGCGCCCTGAACCCGTCCGTGGTCGGGTCATGCCGATCAATCGACTCAATACCCTGAAACTGCTGGCCGAGCTCAACGCACCCGACATATCAATGCGCAATATGGCTGAAACCGTTCAGCGCGACCCGTTTCTCAGTGTTCGCCTGCTGCGCATGGCCAACTCTGCCTTTGCCCAGCAAAGTCGACCGGTGACCTCGCTTCATGGGGCGGTCATGGCACTGGGGCTTTCACGCATTCGAAGTCTGGCAAGCCTTCTGGTGCTGTCGCGCTTTGAAGACAAACCCCATGCCCTGCAGAATCTGGCCATGATGCTGGGTCATTTCTGTCATCAGCTGACGCAGCATCTGCCCGGCCAGGCCAGCGAGATGGGCTTTACCGTCGGTCTTTTCTCCTGTCTGGACAGCTTCATGGATCAGCCGATGGAAGAGATTCTGGCGCAGATTCCTGTCCACCCGGATATCGAAGCCGCCCTGATGCACCGCGCCGGCGCACTGGGACTGATTCTGCAGACGGCCACCGATTATCAAAAGGCTTATTGGGACAGAATTGACTGGCCCGGTCTGGCATCACTGGGGCTATCGCCCGAGCAGGTGGCCAGCGCCTATCAGCAGGCTCTAGCGCGCGCCAATCGGGAGCAATAA